A genomic window from Streptomyces sp. NBC_01429 includes:
- the opcA gene encoding glucose-6-phosphate dehydrogenase assembly protein OpcA, with the protein MKIDLTDTTSSKINKALVQGRRAIGTPAIGMVLTLVLVTDEENQYDALKAANDASREHPSRKLVVVKRVSRSPRDRAKARLDAEVRVGADAGTGETVVLRLYGDVIDHAQSVVLPLLLPDAPVVVWWPVNAPVNPAKDSLGKLAQRRVTDTYSAENPVEELTARADAYTPGDTDLSWTRITPWRSMVAAALDQVDCKVTSVEVEGEVHNPSCELLAMWLANRLRVPVRRSVSGGPGLTAVRMETTCGPIKLDRADGSLATLSIQGQPDRAVALKRRDTAELIAEELRRLDPDDTYAASLRFGVHRLGDTSRASLSAPSHAASSVASGSAGESSDDSASSVATPATMPKKASPK; encoded by the coding sequence ATGAAGATCGACCTAACGGACACCACGTCCAGCAAGATCAACAAGGCGCTGGTGCAGGGCCGCCGGGCGATCGGCACCCCCGCCATCGGCATGGTCCTCACCCTGGTCCTCGTCACCGACGAGGAGAACCAGTACGACGCGCTCAAGGCCGCCAACGACGCGTCCCGCGAGCACCCGTCGCGCAAGCTGGTCGTCGTCAAGCGGGTCTCCCGCTCGCCGCGCGACCGCGCCAAGGCGAGGCTCGACGCGGAGGTACGGGTCGGAGCCGACGCGGGCACCGGCGAGACGGTCGTGCTGCGTCTGTACGGCGACGTGATAGACCACGCCCAGTCGGTGGTGCTGCCGCTGCTCCTGCCCGACGCCCCGGTCGTCGTGTGGTGGCCGGTCAACGCGCCGGTGAACCCCGCCAAGGACTCGCTGGGCAAGCTGGCGCAGCGCCGGGTGACGGACACGTACTCCGCCGAGAACCCGGTGGAGGAGCTGACGGCCCGCGCCGACGCCTACACCCCGGGCGACACGGATCTGTCCTGGACCCGGATCACCCCGTGGCGCTCGATGGTCGCCGCCGCCCTGGACCAGGTGGACTGCAAGGTCACCTCGGTGGAGGTGGAGGGCGAGGTGCACAACCCGAGCTGTGAGCTGCTCGCCATGTGGCTCGCGAACCGGCTGCGGGTGCCGGTGCGGCGCAGTGTCTCGGGCGGCCCCGGGCTGACGGCCGTCCGGATGGAGACGACCTGCGGGCCGATCAAGCTGGACCGGGCGGACGGGTCGCTGGCGACGCTGTCCATCCAGGGCCAGCCGGACCGCGCGGTGGCGCTGAAGCGGCGGGACACCGCCGAGCTGATCGCGGAGGAGCTGCGCCGGCTGGACCCGGACGACACCTACGCGGCGTCGCTGCGCTTCGGTGTGCACCGGCTGGGTGACACGTCGCGGGCGTCGCTGTCGGCGCCCTCGCACGCGGCGTCGTCGGTCGCGTCGGGATCCGCCGGGGAGTCCTCGGACGACTCGGCGTCCTCGGTGGCCACTCCGGCCACCATGCCGAAGAAGGCGTCGCCGAAGTGA
- the zwf gene encoding glucose-6-phosphate dehydrogenase yields MTATHGVNPLRDAADRRLPRIAGPSGLVIFGVTGDLSRKKLMPAVYDLANRGLLPPGFSLIGFARREWQDEDFAKEVHDAVKEHARTPFREEVWQQLVQGMRFVQGVFDDDDAFENLKATIAELDKAQGTGGNFAFYLSVPPKFFPQVVQQLKKHGLADQKEGSWRRAVIEKPFGHDLDSAIELNKVVHEVFPSNEVFRIDHYLGKETVQNILALRFANTLFEPIWNRSYVDHVQITMAEDIGIGGRAGYYDGIGAARDVIQNHLLQLLALTAMEEPASFDADALAAEKTKVLGAVKLPRDLGAHTVRGQYADGWQGGEQAVGYLQEDGIDPRSKTDTYAAVKLEIDNRRWAGVPFYLRTGKRLGRRVTEIAVVFQRAPHSPFDHTATEELGQNALVIRVQPDEGVTMRFGSKVPGTSMEVRDVSMDFAYGESFTESSPEAYERLILDVLLGDSNLFPRVEEVELSWKILDPIERYWDKHGKPAQYESGTWGPVEADEMLARDGRSWRRP; encoded by the coding sequence TTGACCGCAACCCACGGAGTGAACCCGCTCCGTGACGCCGCGGACCGACGGCTCCCGCGTATCGCGGGGCCGTCGGGCCTGGTCATCTTCGGCGTCACGGGCGATTTGTCCCGCAAAAAGCTGATGCCTGCCGTCTATGACCTCGCCAACCGTGGTCTTCTGCCGCCGGGCTTCTCCCTCATCGGCTTCGCCCGTCGCGAATGGCAGGACGAGGACTTCGCGAAGGAGGTCCACGACGCCGTCAAGGAGCACGCGCGCACGCCGTTCCGCGAGGAGGTCTGGCAGCAGCTCGTCCAGGGGATGCGCTTCGTCCAGGGCGTCTTCGACGACGACGACGCGTTCGAGAACCTGAAGGCGACGATCGCGGAGCTGGACAAGGCGCAGGGGACGGGCGGCAACTTCGCCTTCTACCTCTCCGTACCGCCGAAGTTCTTCCCGCAGGTCGTCCAGCAGCTCAAGAAGCACGGGCTCGCCGACCAGAAGGAGGGCTCCTGGCGGCGCGCCGTCATCGAGAAGCCCTTCGGCCACGACCTGGACTCGGCGATCGAGCTGAACAAGGTCGTCCACGAGGTCTTCCCGTCCAACGAGGTCTTCCGGATCGACCACTATCTGGGCAAGGAGACCGTCCAGAACATCCTGGCGCTGCGCTTCGCCAACACCCTCTTCGAGCCGATCTGGAACCGGTCGTACGTCGACCACGTACAGATCACGATGGCCGAGGACATCGGCATCGGCGGCCGGGCCGGGTACTACGACGGCATCGGCGCCGCCCGTGACGTCATCCAGAACCACCTCCTCCAACTGCTCGCGCTGACCGCGATGGAGGAGCCCGCCTCCTTCGACGCGGACGCGCTGGCGGCGGAGAAGACCAAGGTGCTCGGTGCGGTGAAGCTGCCCAGGGACCTGGGCGCGCACACGGTGCGCGGGCAGTACGCGGACGGCTGGCAGGGCGGCGAGCAGGCCGTCGGCTACCTCCAGGAAGACGGCATCGACCCCCGGTCGAAGACCGACACGTACGCCGCCGTGAAGCTGGAGATCGACAACCGCCGCTGGGCGGGCGTCCCCTTCTACCTCCGTACCGGCAAGCGGCTCGGCCGCCGGGTCACCGAGATCGCGGTCGTCTTCCAGCGCGCCCCGCACTCCCCCTTCGACCACACGGCGACGGAGGAGCTGGGGCAGAACGCCCTGGTCATCCGGGTCCAGCCGGACGAGGGCGTGACCATGCGGTTCGGTTCGAAGGTGCCGGGCACCTCGATGGAGGTGCGCGACGTCTCGATGGACTTCGCGTACGGCGAGTCCTTCACGGAGTCCAGCCCCGAGGCGTACGAGCGGCTCATCCTCGATGTGCTGCTCGGCGACTCGAACCTCTTCCCGCGCGTGGAGGAGGTCGAGCTGTCCTGGAAGATCCTCGACCCGATCGAGCGCTACTGGGACAAGCACGGCAAGCCCGCGCAGTACGAGTCCGGGACCTGGGGTCCGGTCGAGGCGGACGAAATGCTCGCACGAGACGGACGGAGCTGGCGTCGGCCATGA
- the tal gene encoding transaldolase, which translates to MTDALKRLSDEGVAIWLDDLSRKRITSGNLAELIDQQHVVGVTTNPSIFQKAISSGDGYEQQLADLATRKVTVEEAVRMITTADVRDAADILRPVFDATQGQDGRVSIEVDPRLAHHTEATIAEAKQLAWLVDRPNTLIKIPATKAGLPAITETIGRGISVNVTLIFSLERYREVMAAYIAGLEKAKAAGLDLSKIHSVASFFVSRVDTEIDKRLDALDTPEAKAVKGKAALANARLAYEAYEEVFGGDGWADLDRAQANKQRPLWASTGVKDPAYKDTLYVDDLVAPNTVNTMPEATLDATADHGRITGDTVRGTYDQARAELEAVAKLGISYDDVVQLLEDEGVEKFEAAWIDLLKSTEAELQRLAPSEG; encoded by the coding sequence ATGACAGACGCACTCAAGCGCCTCTCCGACGAAGGCGTCGCGATCTGGCTCGACGACCTCTCGCGCAAGCGGATCACGTCCGGCAATCTCGCCGAACTGATCGACCAGCAGCACGTGGTGGGCGTCACGACCAACCCGTCGATCTTCCAGAAGGCGATCAGCAGCGGTGACGGCTACGAGCAGCAGCTCGCCGATCTCGCCACCCGCAAGGTCACCGTCGAAGAAGCGGTCCGCATGATCACGACGGCGGACGTCCGTGACGCCGCCGACATCCTGCGTCCGGTCTTCGACGCGACGCAGGGCCAGGACGGCCGGGTCTCCATCGAGGTGGACCCGCGGCTGGCACACCACACCGAGGCGACCATCGCCGAGGCCAAGCAGCTCGCCTGGCTGGTGGACCGCCCGAACACCCTCATCAAGATCCCGGCGACCAAGGCCGGGCTGCCGGCGATCACCGAGACGATCGGCCGGGGCATCAGCGTCAACGTCACGCTGATCTTCTCGCTGGAGCGCTACCGCGAGGTCATGGCCGCCTACATCGCGGGTCTGGAGAAGGCGAAGGCCGCGGGCCTGGACCTCTCCAAGATCCACTCGGTGGCGTCCTTCTTCGTGTCCCGCGTGGACACCGAGATCGACAAGCGGCTCGACGCGCTGGACACCCCCGAGGCCAAGGCCGTCAAGGGCAAGGCCGCCCTCGCCAACGCCCGGCTCGCCTACGAGGCGTACGAGGAGGTCTTCGGCGGGGACGGCTGGGCGGACCTGGACCGGGCGCAGGCCAACAAGCAGCGTCCGCTGTGGGCCTCGACCGGCGTCAAGGACCCGGCGTACAAGGACACCCTGTACGTGGACGACCTGGTGGCCCCCAACACGGTGAACACCATGCCGGAGGCCACGCTCGACGCCACCGCCGACCACGGCCGGATCACCGGTGACACCGTGCGCGGCACCTACGACCAGGCGCGCGCCGAACTCGAAGCCGTCGCCAAGCTCGGCATCTCGTACGACGACGTCGTACAGCTGCTGGAGGACGAGGGCGTCGAGAAGTTCGAGGCCGCCTGGATTGACCTGCTCAAGTCGACCGAGGCGGAGCTCCAGCGCCTCGCCCCCTCGGAGGGCTGA
- the tkt gene encoding transketolase yields the protein MSTKPTTTDLEWTETDRRAVDTARVLAMDSVQKVGNGHPGTAMSLAPAAYLLFQKLMRHDPADAQWTGRDRFILSAGHSSLTLYIQLYLAGYGLELSDLESFRTWGSKTPGHPEHGHTVGVETTTGPLGQGVANAVGMAMAARYERGLYDPDAAPGTSPFDHTIFAIAGDGCLQEGVSAEASSLAGHQKLGNLVLLWDDNHISIEGDTETAVSEDTIKRYEAYGWHVQRVAQSPDGDLDPQGLYEALRAAKAETERPSFIAARSIIAWPAPHAQNTEAAHGSALGDEEVAATKKVLGFDPEKSFDVSDEVITHTREALDRGREARREWDKAFAAWRTANPERAQTFDRVRAGELPAGWEEKLPAFETGKSVATRAASGKVLQALGEVIPELWGGSADLAGSNNTTIDKTSSFLPAGNPLPEADPYGRTVHYGIREHAMGSTMNGISLHGNTRIYGGTFLVFSDYMRPPVRLAALMKLPVTYVWTHDSIGLGEDGPTHQPVEQLAALRAIPGLNIVRPADANETAIAWREILKRHDKGAPHGLALTRQGVPTYDANEDAAKGGYVLFEAEGGAPQVVLIGTGSEVQLAVEARERLQAAGVPTRVVSMPSVEWFDEQDQAYKDSVLPPSVKARVAVEAGIGLTWHRFVGDAGRIVSLEHFGASADAKILFREFGFTADAVTAAARESLEASAR from the coding sequence GTGAGCACCAAGCCGACCACCACAGACCTCGAGTGGACCGAAACGGACCGCCGGGCCGTTGACACCGCCCGCGTCCTGGCCATGGATTCCGTACAGAAGGTCGGCAACGGCCATCCGGGTACGGCCATGAGCCTCGCGCCCGCCGCGTATCTGCTCTTCCAGAAGCTCATGCGGCACGACCCCGCCGACGCGCAGTGGACGGGCCGCGACCGGTTCATCCTCTCGGCGGGTCACTCGTCGCTGACGCTCTACATCCAGCTCTACCTGGCCGGCTACGGCCTGGAGCTTTCCGACCTGGAGTCCTTCCGCACCTGGGGTTCGAAGACCCCCGGACACCCGGAGCACGGACACACCGTCGGTGTGGAGACGACCACCGGCCCGCTCGGGCAGGGGGTCGCCAACGCCGTGGGCATGGCCATGGCCGCCCGCTACGAGCGTGGCCTGTACGACCCGGACGCCGCCCCCGGCACGTCCCCCTTCGACCACACCATCTTCGCGATCGCCGGTGACGGCTGCCTCCAGGAAGGTGTCTCCGCGGAGGCGTCCTCGCTGGCCGGGCACCAGAAGCTCGGCAACCTCGTCCTGCTCTGGGACGACAATCACATCTCCATCGAGGGCGACACGGAGACCGCGGTCTCCGAGGACACCATCAAGCGGTACGAGGCGTACGGCTGGCACGTCCAGCGTGTGGCGCAGTCGCCCGACGGCGACCTCGACCCGCAGGGGCTGTACGAGGCGCTGCGGGCGGCCAAGGCCGAGACCGAGCGGCCCTCGTTCATCGCGGCCCGCTCGATCATCGCCTGGCCCGCCCCGCACGCCCAGAACACCGAGGCCGCGCACGGCTCGGCGCTCGGCGACGAGGAGGTCGCGGCGACGAAGAAGGTGCTCGGCTTCGACCCCGAGAAGTCCTTCGACGTCTCCGACGAGGTCATCACGCACACCCGTGAGGCCCTCGACCGCGGCCGTGAGGCGCGTCGTGAGTGGGACAAGGCGTTCGCCGCCTGGCGCACCGCCAACCCGGAGCGCGCGCAGACGTTCGACCGGGTGCGCGCGGGTGAACTGCCCGCCGGCTGGGAGGAGAAGCTCCCCGCCTTCGAGACCGGCAAGTCCGTCGCGACGCGCGCCGCGTCCGGCAAGGTCCTCCAGGCGCTCGGTGAGGTCATCCCCGAGCTGTGGGGCGGCTCGGCCGACCTGGCCGGCTCGAACAACACCACCATCGACAAGACGTCGTCGTTCCTCCCGGCGGGCAACCCGCTGCCGGAGGCCGACCCGTACGGCCGCACCGTGCACTACGGCATCCGCGAGCACGCCATGGGCTCGACGATGAACGGCATCTCGCTGCACGGCAACACCCGTATCTACGGCGGCACCTTCCTGGTGTTCTCCGACTACATGCGTCCGCCCGTCCGGCTCGCCGCGCTGATGAAGCTCCCGGTGACCTACGTGTGGACGCACGACTCGATCGGTCTCGGCGAGGACGGCCCGACCCACCAGCCGGTCGAGCAGCTGGCCGCGCTGCGCGCCATCCCGGGCCTCAACATCGTCCGCCCGGCCGACGCCAACGAGACGGCGATCGCCTGGCGCGAGATCCTCAAGCGCCACGACAAGGGCGCCCCGCACGGTCTGGCGCTCACCCGCCAGGGCGTGCCGACGTACGACGCCAACGAGGATGCCGCCAAGGGCGGTTACGTGCTGTTCGAGGCCGAAGGCGGCGCGCCGCAGGTCGTGCTGATCGGTACGGGCTCCGAGGTGCAGCTGGCCGTGGAGGCGCGCGAGCGGCTCCAGGCGGCGGGCGTGCCGACGCGTGTCGTGTCGATGCCGTCGGTGGAGTGGTTCGACGAGCAGGACCAGGCGTACAAGGACAGCGTGCTGCCGCCGTCCGTGAAGGCGCGCGTGGCGGTCGAGGCGGGCATCGGCCTGACCTGGCACCGTTTCGTGGGCGACGCCGGTCGCATCGTCTCGCTGGAGCACTTCGGAGCCTCGGCCGACGCGAAGATCCTCTTCCGCGAGTTCGGCTTCACCGCGGACGCGGTCACCGCCGCCGCCCGGGAATCTCTTGAGGCCTCGGCGCGCTGA
- a CDS encoding heme o synthase, with protein sequence MCVTAVESRPAGVVLTPSSGGHRPFGARVKAFVALTKPRIIELLLITTVPVMFLAQQGVPDLWLVLATCVGGYLSAGGANALNMYIDRDIDALMDRTSQRPLVTGMVSPREGLVFGLTLAVISTLWLGFLVNWLSAWLALGALLFYVVVYTMILKRRTSQNIVWGGIAGCLPVLIGWSSVTDSMSWAAVILFLVMFFWTPPHYWPLSMKVKDDYARVGVPMLPVVATNRVVARQIVLYSWVMVAVSLLLTPLGYTGWFYTTVALLAGGFWLWEAHSLHSRAKAGKEGAKLKEMRLFHWSITYVSLLFVAVAVDPFLR encoded by the coding sequence GTGTGCGTGACGGCCGTCGAGTCCCGACCCGCAGGGGTCGTTCTGACTCCGAGCTCGGGTGGCCATCGGCCGTTCGGGGCCCGCGTCAAAGCGTTCGTGGCGCTGACCAAGCCGCGAATCATCGAACTACTGCTCATCACCACTGTTCCGGTGATGTTCCTGGCTCAGCAAGGCGTGCCGGATCTCTGGCTGGTACTCGCCACGTGCGTCGGCGGTTATCTCTCCGCCGGCGGCGCCAACGCGCTGAACATGTATATCGACCGCGATATCGACGCCCTGATGGACCGTACGTCGCAGCGCCCCCTGGTCACCGGAATGGTGTCGCCGCGCGAGGGATTGGTCTTCGGACTCACCCTCGCGGTGATCTCCACTCTCTGGCTCGGATTCCTGGTCAATTGGCTCTCCGCCTGGCTGGCACTGGGCGCACTGCTTTTCTACGTCGTCGTCTACACGATGATTCTCAAGAGGCGCACTTCACAGAACATCGTGTGGGGCGGTATCGCGGGCTGTCTGCCGGTACTCATCGGCTGGTCGTCCGTCACCGACTCGATGTCCTGGGCCGCCGTCATCCTCTTTCTCGTGATGTTCTTCTGGACGCCGCCGCACTACTGGCCGCTGTCCATGAAGGTCAAGGACGACTACGCGAGGGTCGGCGTCCCGATGCTTCCCGTCGTGGCGACCAACCGGGTGGTGGCGCGGCAGATCGTCCTCTACAGCTGGGTGATGGTCGCCGTCTCGCTGCTGCTGACCCCGCTGGGCTACACCGGCTGGTTCTACACGACGGTGGCGCTGCTGGCGGGCGGCTTCTGGCTGTGGGAGGCGCACAGCCTGCACTCCCGCGCCAAGGCGGGCAAAGAGGGCGCCAAGCTCAAGGAGATGCGGCTGTTCCACTGGTCCATCACCTATGTGTCGCTGCTCTTCGTCGCGGTCGCGGTGGATCCCTTCCTGCGCTGA
- a CDS encoding amidohydrolase, with translation MIETASLVDQYCHGVLRTELGLGTFETQLGGAVGQPAAGTTFFDTQTGFAVRRWCPPLLGLEPHCPPAHYLARRRELGALETGRRLLRSTGISAYLVDTGLPGDPAAPGDLAGPGETAAVGAAAGHEIVRLERLAERVADVSGGASTFLAGLAESVHHAAATAVAFSSVSATAHGGVLAPEPPGPGAVRGAAVRWLTGRRAGGRLTDPLLVRHLLWTAIGTGLPLQLRPGDRDDAFPGTGTDSADPVPLTAFAAATAGLGADLVLLGRYPYHRQAAHLASVFPHVYADLGTALTRTGAGAAAVLAQMLDVAPFGKLMFSSGSRGLPELHVVAAQTFREALERVLGGWVADGAWSPGDARRVAGMIAGGNARRVYGLPAAG, from the coding sequence ATGATCGAAACAGCGTCCCTGGTGGACCAGTACTGCCACGGTGTCCTCCGTACGGAGCTGGGCCTCGGCACGTTCGAGACACAGCTCGGCGGGGCGGTGGGACAGCCCGCGGCCGGCACCACCTTCTTCGACACCCAGACCGGGTTCGCGGTACGGCGCTGGTGCCCGCCGTTACTCGGGCTGGAACCGCACTGCCCGCCCGCCCACTACCTGGCGCGCCGCCGGGAACTCGGCGCGCTCGAAACCGGGCGCAGACTGCTGCGCTCCACCGGGATCTCCGCCTATCTGGTGGACACCGGGCTCCCCGGCGACCCGGCGGCGCCCGGCGATCTGGCGGGCCCCGGTGAGACGGCCGCCGTGGGCGCGGCGGCCGGCCACGAGATCGTCCGGCTGGAACGTCTCGCCGAACGCGTCGCGGATGTCTCGGGCGGCGCCAGCACCTTCCTGGCGGGCCTGGCCGAGTCCGTGCACCACGCCGCGGCGACGGCCGTCGCCTTCAGCTCGGTCAGCGCCACGGCCCACGGCGGCGTCCTCGCGCCGGAGCCGCCGGGCCCCGGCGCGGTCAGGGGCGCGGCCGTGCGGTGGCTGACCGGGCGCCGGGCGGGCGGGCGGCTCACCGACCCCCTGCTCGTGCGCCATCTGCTCTGGACCGCCATCGGCACGGGGCTGCCGCTGCAACTGCGCCCCGGTGACCGGGACGACGCGTTCCCGGGGACCGGCACCGACAGCGCCGATCCGGTGCCGCTCACCGCTTTCGCGGCGGCCACGGCCGGACTCGGCGCCGATCTCGTACTCCTCGGCCGCTACCCGTACCACCGGCAGGCGGCGCATCTGGCGAGCGTCTTCCCGCACGTGTACGCCGATCTGGGCACCGCGCTCACCCGCACGGGGGCCGGGGCCGCCGCCGTACTCGCCCAGATGCTGGACGTCGCGCCGTTCGGGAAGCTGATGTTCTCCAGCGGCTCGCGCGGACTGCCCGAACTGCACGTGGTGGCGGCCCAGACCTTCCGGGAGGCGCTGGAGCGGGTCCTCGGCGGCTGGGTCGCCGACGGGGCGTGGTCGCCCGGAGACGCCCGGCGGGTCGCGGGGATGATCGCCGGGGGCAACGCCCGCCGCGTGTACGGACTTCCGGCGGCGGGCTGA
- a CDS encoding COX15/CtaA family protein produces the protein MVAVLNPLAYIAQRWTPSPRILRRAALTAVVMSVAIVVTGGAVRLTGSGLGCDTWPKCTDDSLIATPEQGLHGAIEFGNRMLTYVLCAAVGWAIIAARSVKPRRPGLTRLAWSQFWLVMGNGVIGGITVLTALNPWTVAGHFLLASALLTVTTLTWLRTHEGDGAPRPRVPRPVRKLSWALVVSSVILIAAGTTVTGSGRHAGDSSDVPRMPFDYVTAAHVHAVFAWVVCALAVAMWLTLRVVDAPLDTRARARDLLLVLLAQGAIGYVQYFTDTPEILVGIHMLGSCLVWIAVLRVAMSTRERPHTTAEIPAQPTDPALSTV, from the coding sequence ATGGTGGCCGTGTTGAACCCCCTCGCGTATATCGCTCAGCGCTGGACACCTTCACCCCGCATTCTGCGCCGCGCCGCGCTCACCGCCGTCGTGATGAGCGTGGCCATCGTCGTGACCGGCGGCGCGGTGCGGCTGACCGGTTCCGGTCTCGGCTGCGACACCTGGCCCAAGTGCACGGACGACAGCCTCATCGCCACGCCGGAGCAGGGCCTGCACGGCGCGATCGAGTTCGGCAACCGGATGCTGACGTACGTCCTGTGCGCGGCCGTGGGCTGGGCGATCATCGCGGCGCGCTCCGTGAAGCCCCGGCGCCCCGGGCTGACCAGGCTCGCCTGGTCGCAGTTCTGGCTGGTGATGGGCAACGGTGTCATCGGCGGCATCACGGTGCTGACGGCCCTCAACCCGTGGACCGTGGCAGGTCACTTCCTCCTCGCCAGCGCCCTGCTCACCGTCACCACGCTCACCTGGCTGCGCACCCACGAGGGCGACGGCGCTCCCCGCCCGCGCGTCCCGCGTCCGGTGCGCAAGCTGTCCTGGGCGCTGGTCGTCTCCTCGGTGATACTGATCGCGGCGGGTACGACGGTGACGGGGTCGGGCCGGCACGCGGGCGACAGCAGCGACGTGCCGAGGATGCCGTTCGACTATGTGACCGCCGCCCATGTGCACGCGGTGTTCGCCTGGGTCGTCTGCGCGCTGGCGGTGGCGATGTGGCTGACGCTGCGCGTGGTGGACGCCCCGCTCGACACCCGGGCGCGGGCCCGGGATCTGCTGCTGGTGCTGCTCGCGCAGGGCGCCATCGGCTATGTGCAGTACTTCACCGACACCCCGGAGATCCTGGTCGGGATCCACATGCTCGGCTCGTGCCTGGTGTGGATCGCCGTGCTGCGGGTCGCGATGAGCACCCGGGAGCGCCCGCACACCACGGCGGAGATCCCGGCCCAGCCGACGGATCCGGCGCTGTCGACGGTCTGA
- a CDS encoding ABC transporter permease: MSTGTPDTGTHAGAGAYAPAPGAAPLLRMIAAQTAFETKLLLRNGEQLLLTVIIPSLLLVLFSTVDIVDTGSGAAVDFLAPGILALAVMSTAFTGQAIATGFERRYGVLKRLAVSPLPRWALMTAKSFSVLATEVFQIVLLAVIAFALGWSPHGNPFAVLLLLVLGTAAFSGIGLLMAGTLRAEATLAAANLVFLLLLMGGGVIVPLDKFPDAAASVLGLLPISALSEGLRDVLQHGAAMPWGDLGILAVWAVLGLGAAGRFFRWE; the protein is encoded by the coding sequence ATGAGCACAGGGACCCCCGACACGGGGACCCACGCGGGCGCCGGCGCGTACGCCCCGGCGCCCGGAGCGGCCCCGCTGCTCCGGATGATCGCGGCACAGACGGCGTTCGAGACGAAGCTGCTGCTGCGCAACGGCGAGCAACTGCTGCTGACGGTGATCATCCCGTCGCTGCTGCTGGTGCTCTTCTCGACGGTGGACATCGTCGACACCGGTTCGGGCGCGGCGGTCGACTTCCTCGCTCCTGGCATCCTCGCGCTGGCCGTGATGTCCACGGCCTTCACCGGCCAGGCCATCGCGACGGGCTTCGAGCGGCGGTACGGGGTGCTCAAGCGGCTCGCGGTGTCGCCGCTGCCGCGCTGGGCGCTGATGACGGCGAAGTCGTTCTCCGTACTGGCCACCGAGGTGTTCCAGATCGTGCTGCTCGCGGTGATCGCCTTCGCGCTCGGCTGGTCGCCGCACGGCAATCCGTTCGCCGTGCTGCTGCTGCTCGTGCTGGGCACGGCGGCGTTCTCCGGGATCGGGCTGCTGATGGCGGGCACGCTCAGGGCGGAGGCGACCCTGGCGGCGGCGAACCTGGTCTTCCTGCTGCTGCTGATGGGCGGCGGGGTGATCGTGCCGCTGGACAAGTTCCCGGACGCGGCGGCCTCGGTCCTCGGGCTGCTGCCGATCTCGGCGCTCTCCGAGGGGCTGCGGGACGTCCTCCAGCACGGCGCGGCGATGCCGTGGGGCGATCTGGGGATCCTCGCCGTGTGGGCGGTACTGGGGCTCGGCGCGGCCGGCCGGTTCTTCCGCTGGGAGTAG
- a CDS encoding ABC transporter ATP-binding protein: MQQVSPGGSVPDSLVEVRGLVKRYGTKTAVDGLDLVVRAGTVTAVLGPNGAGKTTTVETCEGYRRPDAGTVRVLGLDPVADAARLRPRIGVMLQSGGVYSGARADEMLRHMARLHAHPLDVDTLIERLGLGSCGRTTYRRLSGGQQQRLALALAVVGRPELVFLDEPTAGLDPQARRSTWELVRELRADGVGTVLTTHFMDEAEALADDVVIIDAGRVIAQGSPEELCRGGAENTLRFTGRPALDLGSLLKALPDGTAAAELSPGVYRISGGIDPQLLATVASWCAQHGVMADGISVERRTLEDVFLELTGKELRP; the protein is encoded by the coding sequence ATGCAACAGGTCTCCCCGGGTGGCTCCGTGCCCGACAGTCTCGTAGAGGTACGGGGGCTGGTGAAGCGGTACGGGACCAAGACCGCGGTCGACGGCCTCGACCTGGTGGTGCGCGCCGGTACGGTCACCGCCGTGCTCGGCCCCAACGGCGCGGGCAAGACCACCACCGTCGAGACCTGCGAGGGATACCGCCGCCCGGACGCCGGGACCGTACGCGTCCTCGGCCTCGACCCCGTCGCCGACGCCGCCCGGCTGCGCCCGCGCATCGGCGTGATGCTCCAGTCCGGAGGCGTGTACTCCGGCGCGCGCGCCGACGAGATGCTGCGCCACATGGCCCGGCTGCACGCGCACCCGCTGGACGTGGACACGCTGATCGAGCGCCTCGGCCTGGGCAGCTGCGGCCGTACCACCTACCGGCGGCTCTCCGGCGGCCAGCAGCAGCGGCTCGCGCTGGCGCTGGCGGTGGTCGGCCGGCCCGAGCTGGTCTTCCTGGACGAGCCGACCGCCGGGCTCGACCCGCAGGCCCGCCGCTCCACCTGGGAGCTGGTCCGCGAGCTGCGCGCCGACGGCGTCGGCACCGTGCTGACCACGCACTTCATGGACGAGGCCGAGGCACTGGCCGACGATGTCGTGATCATCGACGCGGGCCGGGTCATCGCCCAGGGCAGCCCCGAGGAGCTGTGCCGGGGCGGCGCGGAGAACACCCTGCGCTTCACCGGCCGCCCCGCGCTCGACCTCGGCTCCCTGCTGAAGGCCCTGCCCGACGGCACGGCCGCCGCCGAGCTGTCGCCCGGCGTGTACCGGATCAGCGGCGGGATCGATCCGCAGCTGCTGGCCACGGTGGCCTCCTGGTGCGCGCAGCACGGGGTGATGGCGGACGGGATCTCCGTCGAGCGGCGCACGCTGGAGGACGTCTTCCTCGAACTGACCGGCAAGGAGCTGCGTCCATGA